The sequence GTTTCCCAACCGGGCTCCTGATGAAAGAAGCTGATGAGGGCAAAGCTATCGAGGACGACGGGTTGTTTCATGCGACTGTTCTTTACGATGTTCTTTCAGGAGATCTTCGGTCAGAGAAAAATCTCCCTTGATAAAGCCGCAGGCGGTCTCAAGGGGGTCCTCGGGGGCCGGTTTAATGAGAATCCCTTCGGTCTGTTCCAGGATATGAACTTTTCTGCCAGGCCTGACGCCATATTTATTTCGGATCTTTTTGGGGATTAAAAGTTGACCTTTGGAAGAAATTTGGGCTAAGGACATAAGTATTCTCCTTTTTATGAAAAGTATAACTTTTATTATTTTGTTGTCAATAAAAAATATATTACAACATAAAATCGACTTTACCGAAGTTAAGATAGGTCAACCTTAAGGATCATGTCCCTGGGCGGGTCACCCGAGCCGC comes from Deltaproteobacteria bacterium and encodes:
- a CDS encoding AbrB/MazE/SpoVT family DNA-binding domain-containing protein, whose product is MSLAQISSKGQLLIPKKIRNKYGVRPGRKVHILEQTEGILIKPAPEDPLETACGFIKGDFSLTEDLLKEHRKEQSHETTRRPR